ATATTTATAAGCATAAAAGTGcatgttataaataaaaattaatattatcacaaaTTTATGTAGACATACCGATATGAACGTAGAAGGTCACACAATAGTTACGCCTGTAGCGCCTTCAACTTTTTTAACCGGATCAAATGGCTTAACCACATCAACACCTTTTTAAGGAAATGTTGAAGGCGTACCGCACACCAATCATCTCCAATCTCTACACCGCAAATTACCTTAGTTGGATCCACGCTCCTCAACCATCCTCTTCCTACCTTCTTGCTAGGGTTAAGTATATTGTGTACAAAAACCTCATCTCCGACCTAGAAATATGTATGCAAGAAGCAGTTATGAATGTTAAAGGTAAATATAAAACACATTAAGGTGTTAAATAGATAAATACCTTAAGACATGGAGCTACATTGACTACAGTGAGGCCATGTGTTGTGGTATCTTCAACATCTGAACCATTCTTACTTGCCAATTGTTCTTTCAGATGTACATTTTCTTCAGTAAGTTCTTTGTTCTCTGACTTGAGTTGAATGTTCTCCATATGAACAGCATTACGACTTGGTAATTTACCCCAAAGATCAGAAGCTTGAACACCTAATCCATACAAATCCGCTGCACCATATTTATTGTTACCCATAACTTTGGAAAAAAAACATCTGGTCCAGGCTTATGAGTTGAACCTTCAGGCAGTGTTTTAGTTAGCTCATCCATGTTTTCCTATACTAATTGAGATAAGACAAGGGTTATATACATAATAAGATCAATCCCTACTAACATGTGTGATCAGTGTGACAATGGCCATGACGTGCTAATTAACTGTAATATACGGAATAAGATATATCCCTACAAACAAGTCTCATCATGGCCATGACGTGATAATTACAGTTGCACACAACcagtcagatatatatatatatatatatatatatatatatatatatatatatatatatatatatatatatatatatatatatatatatatatatatatatatatatatatatatataatgcaatcTGAATTAAGATTAATACTTACAATTGCGGTTTTAGCTGCATCACTTTTAGCATCGCCTCCTTTCGAAAAACATCTTCGAAACATAGCCAATCGAGTTGGAGATTTTCCCTCTTTAGCATgttaaaataataaaagaaaataagTACAAACAATTGATATCTTAATACTATAGTAATAATTGCCCCTCAAAATTACCTTTATCTCCGCACGTATACGTGCATAACTCTTTTTACCGGTCAGCTACACCATTTCCTTTTGACCCGATTTTCTCTATTTTTTCTGACTTAGCTCCTGAAATAGAAATTGTAAATATCGTATTATGTAAGCAACTAATATTATTagcttgtgaatttttttttttcataccTTAATTCTTTCATTATTTCAATAAGTTACAAGTAGCTTCCAATGATCTCTCTCTGCATTTTTGGAGGCCTTGATTTTATTTGCTTCTTAAATGATTTAGTCAAAGCTTGTAGTTTTTCTTTGTTCTCTGCCATCGTCTTTCGTCTTAGTTGTTCATACTTAGGTGTATTTGACACTGACATAACATGTTGTCTTTGTTTGCTGTTCTTTTATATTGTAAAAATCTAAAACGAAGTATAGAACAATAATCAGCAATTATATAAACAAAAAACTATTCAAGTTAATCAACAATTATTCTAGAAGAGAATTTAATTTGTCAATTTGATCTTCTCATCCAACTTCGACAATTCTTCAGTCAGCTATGGTAGACACACAAAAGTGAACGAAAACATGTCAGGTTAACCCTACGTAAGAATACGACATATCAGACAACCTACAATGGTAATGGTGTAGCCAATCGAAAACCTTGACAACGTTTTCTACTAAATTATCCAGTAAGAACATGGATGGTTCGTCATTAACAATACCAAAATGTTTTTAAAAGGAGAGATATTGCATAAAGCTAAAGGTTGCAAGGATGAAGGCCAAAATGGTTAATTTATGTACATGATCATAATCTGTTTTATCATCATGTTGGGCTCCTTTATTTAGATAATAAATTGAAGTTTAAAATTGACCTACTAAGACTCTCCAGATGGTGTTATGTACTGATGAAGTTGATAAAGTTTTAAGTTATGATTGATAAAATACGAAATAGTTGGGTAGCTTTATTCATTGTGCACAAAAAGTATATTAATAAGGAATTATCATATTTACAAAACAATAACAACATGAGCTGTGAAAATTGTGTTGCCTAAACTGATGATTATCCTCCTATCCCATGACCATTTGCCAACAATAACACCCAATTACCCACGTTCTTCATTCACATGTGTAACCGCATTTTTATGGTAAGAGGCAATTATTGAGACAGTTCAATGCAAAAAACCTTTTAATTTTAACTATATATTGCAAGCTAACTCTTTCAAGATTTGTATTACATGATATGAAGTTGAGTGAATTTCATATCATTTGGTCATAAGCTGAATTCTTATCGGTTAActtgatattattcttaattaaaAATTTCGATGATCCTTTGGACACTGCACATTTCTATAGGTAAAACTTACATAATGACTGAATTGTAAATAGGTATTTGACCTTAAGCTCATTTGAGCCACATTCAGATCCCATTTTCCCATATTCCTTCTATTTATATGTAATAAAGAATAAGAATGTGTACACAAAAtgacataaaaaataaaaaaaaaaaaaaaattcaaactttAGCTCAACACGATTATCAGATTCAAAAAAGACATAAACAGACAATTTGAGGTGATGATGATTGAAGAAACAAACACTTACAATGAACGCAATTCAAATTCCATAATCTGAAAAAGGTCGAATCCTGAAATAGTAGAACCTAAAAACCACAAGTTTGTTAATTAACTCATTCAACAACTCCATACTAATGTTTACACAAAACGCACATATAGAATCAAACAAATTTAACCAGCATCACCAATAAACGTGTGATAAAAATGCTAGAGAAACCTTTTTAGTTGATTAAAAATGTGAAAAATAAAAGTCAGAGAAGTAATAAAAATCATCAAATGAATTGTGGTGAAATTAAATACGAATACGAATCTAAATTGAATAAAGTCAAAATTACGTAGAACTATCAAGGCGAACAATTTATATAAACTAACCTTTTTAATTGAAAAATGGACTCGACAATTGCATAATTAGTACATTTTGTTATGTACATCAACTAGTCTCTTTTACCATAAAAATTAGTCAATTCACCTAATTGTGGCACGACGTGCGTTCCGATCAACATCAGGGTTAGAGGAACTGATTACCGCGACAGTTATTGGTCTGACACGTAATATTTTAGGCATTTTCTTGTTGGAACGAATGGTTGGGTGAATTAGGGTTTTGTTCATCGTATTTGCTAGGGATTTTTTTTAGGGTTTTTAGGGTTTGTGGCGGTTTCTTTTTTAGATATGGAGTATTACTAAGGAAATGACATAGGAGTAGGAGAATGGGAGAATTAAAAGATCGATGCAGTTATTTTTCATTAGGGTTTGTGGTGAAGACGAGGTTAGAGGTGAGAAAAAAGTCAAAAAGATAAGAAGAATTTAATTATTTGAAATTTAAATAAAAGTAATTACCCGCTCAAAAGTAAACAAAATTTGAGATATGGAGTATGATGGCAAAAAAACGAGTACGCGGGGAAACCCGATATTTTTTGTCGGGTTCAGGTCCGGGTCCGAGGATAGTTTTAGACACAAACTTGATTACTCGGCTCGTATACCCGAAAAAAGACTCCATATACCAAGCCCGCATATCCGATTACTCAGCCCGTATTCCTGATTATCCGGACCGTATAGCCGATCACCCGCCCTATATATCCAAAAAAGACTCAAATACCTATTGGAAATACATATTTACCCTAGAGTTCGTAAGTAAATAGGGACCCTAATAGCCGGGAAGATATTCGTTTACCCGCTAGTTAGTAATTAAATGTGGATCCGGCGAGTTCGGATCCGAGTTTTGGATGGGTTTTTTAATCGAGTTTGGGTCTAGAATTACCTAAACTCGACCTAAACTCGACCCGATGTTATCCCTAATATCACTATACTTTAGGCCTAATGTACATCACTATTCATTTGATGAGTTTGGTCATGCATAACCTTTTAATTCAAATTTTTGGAATAAAATCATGTGAATCGCATAAGTTTGAGCTATTTTATTCCGTTCTAGTATATATTTGTCGTTGTATTGTTTGTTGTTCGAttttgttttaatatttatttgcaCATGTTTGTCTTTGTTGTGTTTGATATTGGTTTTAGATATAAAAAAATACGTACCTTCATTTTGCAGAGATAATCTTAAGAGTCGACTCTCACATCAAAATTCCGTTTCTTAGATCTCAATCTACTTCGTATTTTCCCCATCACTCCTCTTTTACCCTTTACAGACACCGATTTAGAGTTGATTCTTATCTACACTAACTCACAACCACCTACGCTTGCTTTGGTGCAGTTGTTTCAAAGCTTTTCACCTTTTAATTGCCATGAAGGATTATCCTTCCTCCACGTTCTTAAAATCGTCTGTTGCTTTGGGGTAAAGACTAGGGTTTAAGGCGATCAAAATCAAACCGTAGCCATTTACTTGTGAGACCAAGATGAATGCTTAAAATTATGGGTTCTTTGTGTTCGTGCCATTTGCTTATCAGAGAGACTAAATAACGTGATACTTTCAGCAGGAACTTGATACTTCTCGACAGTAAAAAGCATTTGCTTGTGAGATCTGTAAGTGGATTAATTCTAATTTATTTGTGCCATTTATTTGTGTTCCTTGTGTAAGTGGACTGATTGAATGCCTATTAAAATGTCATTAATTATAATTTATTTGAGGTATACATATCCCTTGAATTGTTCTAAAAAACTGGGCATACTCCTTgaatattaccatctgtatttcgTAATGTCTTTTTTAATTGGGATTGGTTAGAGAATTTTTTAGAGTTTCAATTTTGGTTTtggttttagtttttattttaatttgatTTTTTTATTTTAAGCATACTGATATGTTCttaaaaatacgtttttataaCTTGATTGTGAATATTTGGAGATGTTTTAAGGAACACAGGGACTGCTTGATGTTATATAATAATGTTAGATAACTTGATGCTATATAATGATACGATATGATATGTGTGTGAAATATAAGAATTTTGTTCAAGTAGCACATATATGTGTTTTGTTTATCCCAATATTATAACTTGATAGTGAATACTTATGATAACTATTTGTTGTCTCTATTACTGAAGATGTTCAAAGAAATGAAGAAGCTTGAACTGAAAACCTACTGAACGATTACGTAGCAGACTAGTAGTAGATAAAATTTTCTAGTTTAATTTGTATGTTTGTGAAAATTCCAGTTGATACTTGGACTATTTTGGTGAATTTGTTCCAGGTGATGTTTTAAGTTAGTAAGAAGTACCTCCATGTGAAAGTTTTGTTAAAAGTATAATTGATCGTTTCACCTATTTACTGTTGCTCTGTTTATCGTTAAATgcaatttttataatatatatatatatatatatatatatatatatatatatatatatatatatatatatatatatatatatatatatatatatatatatatatatatatatatataatctggtttgtttcatatgttatgatccaaAAAATTGGATATTTGTACTTATTGTCGATAAATTTTTATAAACTTGGTATGCAGTTTCATCGGATTAAAAATAGTACTGTATTTTACAAGAATAGTAATCTTGGCTACTTTGTGGTTTAATCTAATTTGAGTATATTGATCAAGTGTACCGAAATAGAATTGATGTTTAGCTTGAATTGTAGTATAATAAgtgtcccgaaatggaaatgatgAACGCTAACCGGAGATTTATAAGAGAATCATTTTTTGATAACGTATCACTTCAAGATGCTTTTATTCCACGACCTGTGAACACGTTGCAAAAGTAGTGTTGATCGTATGATGGAAAACGGTGTTTGTGAAATGTCCTCAATAAGAGTTTGTAGATAGAAATTGGAAGAAAAAAATTTTGTTAGCAAAGTGGTTAAGCAAAAGTCTCTTAGAGTAAATATGTCATACTCTATTATATGGATTTCTTTTCTATTATAAATTTTATGTTATTCCACTATTATTTGCTAATTTCATCATATTTATTGTTTCTGTTGCAGTATTATTGCAGTACAGTTGAGTAAACACAAAGATGTTTGATTGTGAAAAGAGTTGTGTACTTGCATGTGCGCTCCTAATAGATATTCTGCTATTGAAAAAGCTGGTTTAAAGAGATAAGGATCTGCATTGGTAACTAGAGTCAAAAGAAGGTACAACTGCAAGTTTTTTTACTATATTTAATCAAACTCTAAAGGTTAATTTTTGATTTCTGAATTTTGCATTACATTGTATGTTGTGCATTAGTATGCCtaaaaattgggtaaaactgaattTATATAAGCTTGAACTGAATGTGACAAATTGGCTAAAGTTGACATTGAGTATAGCTAGGAAAAGAGTTGAACCATCATGAGAAAATACTAAAAGGAAAATACTCAGATTTTGTAACCCCTCTCTAGCTCTGTGGTCCCAATCGCTCGATTGTCTTCATCCTATAACGCTATTTATGGAAGGTGTCTTTTCTGTAATGATTTTTATTTCTTTTCCGTAATGATTTTTATGCTAACTATTACACTAGATAATTTTACTCAATTGTATGTGTTTAGTTTGTTCGCTCCTTATATTTTAACGAATTCTTTCCTTTTATTGTCTTTGAACAAATATGTTAATAATCCACTGATAATGTTAATATAAAGTAATTTAAAGTGACTTAGAGTAGTTTTGATGATTTTATTTTTTCATTAGAAACatacttttttttataaatttGTTAAAGTGAGTTTGATGCCACTTTCGATGATTTTTCCGATCTGTATTTAGAATTTACCTATATTACCTATGACTGGAACATTTATTACAATTTTATTTCTGGTAAATTTTGAAGGAAACTGAGGAACGGAAATGCCGTTCTTAAGGAGTTTTTATTGTCTTCTCACGAGTGTTCTACATTTCTTATAGATGGCATTagtttatttaatataataatagttGCCATTAAACAGGGccggtcaaactttggtcaaaattTTTGCATGCCCCGGGCGAAATGATTATAAAATGCCCCCAACAGTTACACAAACATATATCTTTAGGAGATTTAAACTATGAGTATTAATAAATTTTTTCGAAATGATGCCCCTAACCGCGTGATGCCCAGGGCCGTCGCCCGCTTCGCCCATAGCCTTAGCCGGCCTTGCCATTAAAGTTGGGTGCTTTGGTATGCTTTGTTGTTCTTCCAAGTTCAATTGGTATAAATGTTTATTGCTATCTTTCACGTATCAGCTATAATTCTTTGTTAAAATATAGATACTATAATATTTTTTCAACCGAGGTTTAAGTTGTATTGCTTATTATATCTTCATGTTGGGTTAGTTAATACACTTATTGTAGTTCAACCAGTAGTTAATATGTTTTTTAATCTTTCTGAAGATGTCAATGTTTTTGTACAGATGTCCAACCATTTATAGTGTATGTTATGTAGGTGTTCCATATTACTACCGATACATTGGTGATCCTAGCTGTATATGAAGCTTTTGCTGGGCTTTATTTTGGTACGAAGAGCGTGTTAAGTATCATACCAAACTTGACCCGATTGCTGCCTATCAGTTGTAGAAAACCCTAAAAGGCTAAAATAGTAGAAACACATTAGAAGCAGTATACAACTATGTTTCTTAACCAACACCTACTCTACTCAGATTGGTCGCATATTGGATAACCATCTTTGCCACTCGAACTCGTATGTGTTAAATATGTCTTATTCATAGTTATAACTATAACCCATTATACTGCTATTATTACAGGATGGCTCAACCAGTTACTGTTTGCGATATTCGACCAAGCGACAACAATAAAACAATAGAAGAGAAGATATATCGATGATGGATAGCTAAGCTACCTCGGACCCAATCACCTACTGCATATGTTTGTATGCTTTTAGACATTCATGTAAGCTAATACAAACAACCCTCTTCTGACATATTAACTTATTAATACAACGCAATAGTTCCAATTTTACTAGGTATTAAGCAATATTAATATACTGTTAATTTCCACATCGGAATGAAATACAACCAAGCATGGATATCGACGATAGAGAGTACTTTGAAGAAATCCTACAACATAACGCATCATTTAGAATCTTTACCTTTGACCACAAGCCTGCCCAGGGATTGTAGAAAACTATTAGAAAACCCAACATCTCTTATATTTGGTAGATATACAACTCAAAGCATACCAGTATCGCCACAAGTGCTTGCTGGACATTTAGGTTGGAAAATGATTTTGGTAGGACGAATAAGGCTTTACATTTTATATATCAAACGACTAGGTCATTCTGTTGCTCCATGTCCTTCCTTTGGTCGTGCACCCGGTCCTTCATCAGGACATGTTGTTGGTCAATTTGCCCTTAAATTCACTAAATCAACTGCTGCTCGTTTTTAACTTAAGGTACTTCTAGTGGGTTGTCTTCAGGTAATTCCAGTGTCTTGTAATCAACTGCTGTTCATTTTGGTTTCTGTTCTTTTGTTGCAGATTAAACTATTGTTTATTTTGGGTTATATACTTTGTTTGTAATGTTAATTTCAGTAATGTTTTATAACTAGTACAATACTTTGGAACTACCGTATTTTGGATATTTTGTTTACTATCTGGATTATATGCTGTCAGATCTTGTTATTTCAGTTGTATATGATGTATTATGATGTAATTTGGGTCTTGTTTTATACAACCCATAAGTTGTATAATATTCAGATACACAGGTTTCAACAGTCTAATGTCTTTCTTTAACAATTCAGATACACATACATCAATCAATACATCATAATAAAACTCAGATATAATTAAATTGATGGGTCTTGTTTTAACAATCTGATGTAATCTGATCGAGTTGTAATTTGGGTCTTGTTATTTGGATTGACATCAATTTTGTATATGTACCATCTGGATTATAAGATACTTATGGCATCTTTCAGATGTAATAAAACTCAGATGCACATGTTTCAACAGTTTTATCTCCTAACAAGTTTCCAATGGATAATATCAATGCTAGATAACCGGATTTTTCCAAAACCTCTATAACAAAATTGATTAAAATCTTGATGGGAATTGTCACAATCTTAACTAGAATTGTCAATGTAAGGTATTTTATAACcataattttatgatttttaaaaGTGTGTAAACGGATAGATTACCGAATTCGATTCTTATTACTCCTTTTTATAATATTAAGACACAAAAAACTCATCCTTGTTATTAAAAAATCAACGTTCCTAAATGCTTGCATTGATATGACTTACATATCAAATGTCTTACTATGTTTCGATGTAATATGACTAGGACAAAcaaatgtcctatgatagttttTTTAATATGACATTTTATATAAGATGTCCTGTTAAATTAACACGTAATGTGACACCAAACCGTTCAATGTCTTATAAAGTCTCATTTAATGAGTCACTATTAAAGTGTCATGTGAAATCATATGATAATAAAGACCCAAAAAAGCTAAAAGTGTGCTTATATTTACAATGATACGACGTAAGTATGACATGTCCTATTAGCTTAAGATATAATACaactaggacaaataaatgtcctatgatactatatttaatatgacttttatataaagtgtcctattaaattaacacataatCCGACACTAAACTGTTAAATGTCTTTTAAAATACCATTTTATGATTCATAATTAAAAGTGTCAtgtgaaatcatatgataattatgaccctaaaaactaaaagtgtcctaaaaattgacaatgatacaacataagtattacatgtcctattagctaaatatataatatgactaggacaaataaatgtcctattatAGTCTATTTCATATGACTTTAATATAAAGTGTCTTATTAAATTAGCGCATAATGCGACACTAaatcgttaaatgtcttataaagtacatttttatgattcacaattaaagtgttctatgaaatcatataataataatgacCTCAAAAACGAAAAGTGTCCTAAAAATTGACAATGATACGACAAAAGtattacatgtcctattagctaaatatataatataactaggacaaataaatgtcctattataattttatttcatatgacttaccatccgcatactaccatccttcttcttcacaaataaaaccggagcgccccatggagaagcactcggtcgaataaaacccttctcgagcaactcttgggtttgatttaacaattcttacatttccgtcggcgctaaacgataaggagttttagcaatgggggtagcccccggaaccaactcagtgcgaaattcaacttgtctttccgccggaacacccggtaactcatccggaaaaacgtcttcgaattcactaaccaccggaatttcatgaatgggtggtggctcgtcacgagtatcgacaacatgggcaagaaaggccatgccaccactatcgaggagacgacgtgtccgtgcaaaagtgcatatcggcacaagtcttctacgcttatcaccgtgaataattaactctccccctcttggggtcttcacacgaataaatttttcatgacatgcaatatcggctctattacgatcga
The window above is part of the Rutidosis leptorrhynchoides isolate AG116_Rl617_1_P2 chromosome 1, CSIRO_AGI_Rlap_v1, whole genome shotgun sequence genome. Proteins encoded here:
- the LOC139868006 gene encoding uncharacterized protein, with protein sequence MGNNKYGAADLYGLGVQASDLWGKLPSRNAVHMENIQLKSENKELTEENVHLKEQLASKNGSDVEDTTTHGLTVVNVAPCLKVGDEVFVHNILNPSKKVGRGWLRSVDPTKVICGVEIGDDWCAVRLQHFLKKVLMWLSHLIRLKKLKALQA